A portion of the Candoia aspera isolate rCanAsp1 chromosome 18, rCanAsp1.hap2, whole genome shotgun sequence genome contains these proteins:
- the CLSTN1 gene encoding calsyntenin-1 isoform X4, with the protein MRLLAPLAPACLLAALLCGGLRAARVNKHKPWIETTYHGIVTENDNTVLLDPPLIAVDKDSPLRFAGEICGFKIHGQNVPFEAVVVDKSTGEGMIRSKEKLDCELQKGYTFTIQAYDCGTGPDRANMKKSHKATVHIQVNDVNEYAPVFKEKSYKATAIEGKRYDNILRVEAVDADCSPQFSQICSYEIVTPEVPFAIDKDGYIKNTEKLSFSKGHQYKLTVTAYDCGKKRAAEDVLVKISIKPTCKPGWQGWSKRMEYEPGTGALSLFPNIHLETCDEPITSVQATVELETNHIGKGCDRDTYSEKSLHRLCGASSDTAELLPSPSNAANWTLSLPTDNGHDSDQVFEFNGTQAVKVPDSVVTISMKEPFVISVWMRHGPGAREKETILCNSDKTDMSRHRYSLYVHNCRLVFLFRQDPSEGQSYKPAEFHWRLNQVCDQEWHHYILSVEFPVATLYVDGVSFDPFPVTKDYPLHPSKIESQLVVGACWQGGDLRMAQFFRGNLAGLTIRSGTLESKKVIDCLYTCKEGLDLPTTDGAGKGLKIHMNPSRSALSLEGGDIERFDKAMQHISYLNSRQFPTPGIRRIKITSTVKCADNEACIAIPPVEGYVVVLQPEEPKISLSGINHFARSASEFEGPKGVSLFPELRIISTITREVEPEGEGEEDPTVQESLVSEEIMHNLDTCEVSVLGEELNQEQESLEVDLVRLQQKGMEMSSSSLGLILTGVDTMASYEEVLHLIRYRNWHAVSLFDRKFKLVCSELNGRYVSNEFKVEVNVIHTANLMEHASHIAAQQPQFVQPVHHSFVDLSGHNLANPHPGFSVVPSTATVVIVVCVSFLVFMIILGVFRIRAAHQRTMRDQDSGKENEMDWDDSALTITVNPMETYEDQHSSEEEEEEEEESEDGGEEDDITSAESESSEEEEEGGEQEEDPQHVTRQQQLEWDDSTLPY; encoded by the exons TTAACAAGCACAAACCATGGATTGAGACCACTTACCATGGCATTGTTACCGAAAATGACAACACAGTGCTTTTGGACCCTCCGTTAATAGCCGTGGATAAAGATTCACCTCTTCGTTTTGCAG GTGAGATTTGTGGATTTAAAATCCATGGTCAGAATGTCCCCTTTGAAGCTGTGGTGGTGGATAAATCCACTGGGGAGGGGATGATCCGATCCAAAGAGAAACTTGACTGCGAACTGCAAAAGGGATACACTTTCACCATCCAGGCCTACGACTGTGGGACCGGACCGGATAGAGCAAATATGAAAAAATCCCACAA AGCCACCGTGCACATCCAGGTGAACGACGTCAACGAGTACGCGCCGGTCTTTAAGGAGAAATCCTACAAAGCCACTGCGATCGAGGGGAAGCGGTACGACAACATCCTGAGGGTGGAGGCGGTGGACGCCGACTGCTCCCCGCAGTTCAGCCAGATCTGCAGTTACGAGATCGTAACCCCGGAGGTTCCCTTCGCAATCGACAAAGACG GTTACATCAAGAACACGGAGAAGCTGAGCTTCAGCAAGGGGCACCAGTATAAGCTCACCGTGACGGCCTACGACTGCGGGAAGAAGAGAGCTGCCGAGGATGTGCTGGTGAAGATTAGCATTAAGCCGACCTGCAAACCAGGCTGGCAGG GCTGGAGCAAAAGAATGGAATACGAGCCTGGGACGGGGGCCCTTTCCCTCTTCCCCAACATCCATCTGGAGACCTGTGACGAGCCCATCACTTCCGTCCAGGCCACAGTCGAGTTGGAGACCAACCACATTGGGAAAGGCTGCGACCGAGACACTTACTCGGAGAAGTCCCTCCACCGGCTCTGCG GCGCTTCCTCTGACACAGCCGAGCTGCTGCCCTCCCCGAGCAACGCGGCCAACTGGACGCTGAGCCTGCCGACGGACAATGGCCACGACAGTGACCAGGTCTTCGAGTTCAACGGCACCCAGGCCGTCAAGGTTCCCGACAGCGTGGTCACCATCAGCATGAAAGAGCCCTTCGTGATTTCGGTGTGGATGAGGCACGGCCCCGGGGCCAGGGAGAAGGAGACCATCCTCTGCAACTCGGACAAAACAG ACATGAGCCGTCACCGTTACTCCCTCTACGTGCACAATTGCcggctggtcttcctcttccgcCAGGACCCCTCCGAGGGGCAGAGTTACAAGCCCGCCGAATTCCACTGGAGGCTGAATCAG GTTTGTGATCAGGAATGGCACCACTACATCCTCAGCGTGGAGTTCCCAGTGGCCACGCTCTACGTCGACGGCGTTTCCTTTGATCCCTTCCCGGTGACCAAGGATTATCCGCTTCATCCCTCCAAAATCGAATCGCAGCTAGTCGTTGGAGCCTGCTGGCAAG GGGGCGACCTCCGGATGGCCCAGTTCTTCCGAGGCAACCTGGCCGGCTTGACCATCCGCTCTGGCACACTGGAGAGCAAGAAGGTGATCGATTGCCTGTACACCTGCAAGGAAGGGCTGGACCTGCCGACCACAGATGGCGCTGGGAAAGGGCTGAAG ATCCACATGAACCCGAGCCGGTCGGCCCTGAGCTTGGAAGGCGGCGACATCGAGCGGTTCGACAAAGCCATGCAGCACATCTCGTATTTGAACTCGCGTCAGTTCCCCACACCCGGCATCCGGAGGATCAAAATTACCAGCACGGTGAA GTGCGCCGACAACGAAGCCTGCATCGCCATTCCGCCCGTCGAGGGGTACGTCGTGGTCCTGCAACCCGAGGAGCCCAAGATCAGCCTGAGCGGCATCAACCACTTCGCCCGTTCGGCTTCGGAGTTTGAGGGTCCCAAGGGGGTGTCGCTCTTCCCCGAGCTGCGCATCATCAGCACCATCACCCGGGAGGTTGAAccggaaggagagggagaagaggaCCCCACGG tCCAAGAATCCTTGGTGTCAGAAGAAATCATGCACAATTTGGACACCTGTGAGGTCTCGGTGTTGGGGGAGGAACTGAACCAGGAGCAGGAGAGTTTGGAGGTCGACCTGGTGCGGCTGCAGCAGAAGGGGATGGAAATGAGCAGCTCCAGCCTGGGCCTCATTCTTACTG GGGTGGATACCATGGCTAGCTACGAGGAGGTTCTGCACTTGATCCGGTACCGTAACTGGCACGCCGTGTCTCTCTTTGACCGGAAGTTCAAGCTGGTGTGCTCGGAGCTCAACGGGCGCTACGTTAGCAATGAATTCAAGGTGGAA GTGAATGTCATCCACACAGCTAACCTCATGGAGCACGCCAGCCATATTGCTGCCCAGCAGCCCCAGTTTGTCCAGCCTGTCCATCATTCCTTTGTTGACCTCTCTGGCCACAATCTCGCTAACCCTCACCCAGGGTTTTCCG TGGTCCCAAGCACTGCCACCGTGGTGATTGTGGTGTGCGTCAGCTTCCTGGTTTTCATGATCATCCTGGGGGTCTTCCGGATCCGAGCTGCCCACCAGCGGACAATGCGGGATCAGGACTCCGGCAAGGAGAACGAGATGGACTGGGACGACTCGGCGTTGACCATCACAGTGAACCCCATGGAG ACCTACGAGGACCAGCACagcagtgaggaggaggaggaggaggaagaggagagcgAAGATGGGGGAGAGGAAGATGACATCACGAGCGCCGAATCAGAGagcagcgaggaggaggaggaggggggcgaGCAGGAGGAGGACCCCCAGCACGTCACccggcagcagcagctggagtggGACGACTCCACCCTCCCCTATTGA
- the CLSTN1 gene encoding calsyntenin-1 isoform X5 → MIRSKEKLDCELQKGYTFTIQAYDCGTGPDRANMKKSHKATVHIQVNDVNEYAPVFKEKSYKATAIEGKRYDNILRVEAVDADCSPQFSQICSYEIVTPEVPFAIDKDGYIKNTEKLSFSKGHQYKLTVTAYDCGKKRAAEDVLVKISIKPTCKPGWQGWSKRMEYEPGTGALSLFPNIHLETCDEPITSVQATVELETNHIGKGCDRDTYSEKSLHRLCGASSDTAELLPSPSNAANWTLSLPTDNGHDSDQVFEFNGTQAVKVPDSVVTISMKEPFVISVWMRHGPGAREKETILCNSDKTDMSRHRYSLYVHNCRLVFLFRQDPSEGQSYKPAEFHWRLNQVCDQEWHHYILSVEFPVATLYVDGVSFDPFPVTKDYPLHPSKIESQLVVGACWQEYTGNENDTKRATESSSGGDLRMAQFFRGNLAGLTIRSGTLESKKVIDCLYTCKEGLDLPTTDGAGKGLKIHMNPSRSALSLEGGDIERFDKAMQHISYLNSRQFPTPGIRRIKITSTVKCADNEACIAIPPVEGYVVVLQPEEPKISLSGINHFARSASEFEGPKGVSLFPELRIISTITREVEPEGEGEEDPTVQESLVSEEIMHNLDTCEVSVLGEELNQEQESLEVDLVRLQQKGMEMSSSSLGLILTGVDTMASYEEVLHLIRYRNWHAVSLFDRKFKLVCSELNGRYVSNEFKVEVNVIHTANLMEHASHIAAQQPQFVQPVHHSFVDLSGHNLANPHPGFSVVPSTATVVIVVCVSFLVFMIILGVFRIRAAHQRTMRDQDSGKENEMDWDDSALTITVNPMETYEDQHSSEEEEEEEEESEDGGEEDDITSAESESSEEEEEGGEQEEDPQHVTRQQQLEWDDSTLPY, encoded by the exons ATGATCCGATCCAAAGAGAAACTTGACTGCGAACTGCAAAAGGGATACACTTTCACCATCCAGGCCTACGACTGTGGGACCGGACCGGATAGAGCAAATATGAAAAAATCCCACAA AGCCACCGTGCACATCCAGGTGAACGACGTCAACGAGTACGCGCCGGTCTTTAAGGAGAAATCCTACAAAGCCACTGCGATCGAGGGGAAGCGGTACGACAACATCCTGAGGGTGGAGGCGGTGGACGCCGACTGCTCCCCGCAGTTCAGCCAGATCTGCAGTTACGAGATCGTAACCCCGGAGGTTCCCTTCGCAATCGACAAAGACG GTTACATCAAGAACACGGAGAAGCTGAGCTTCAGCAAGGGGCACCAGTATAAGCTCACCGTGACGGCCTACGACTGCGGGAAGAAGAGAGCTGCCGAGGATGTGCTGGTGAAGATTAGCATTAAGCCGACCTGCAAACCAGGCTGGCAGG GCTGGAGCAAAAGAATGGAATACGAGCCTGGGACGGGGGCCCTTTCCCTCTTCCCCAACATCCATCTGGAGACCTGTGACGAGCCCATCACTTCCGTCCAGGCCACAGTCGAGTTGGAGACCAACCACATTGGGAAAGGCTGCGACCGAGACACTTACTCGGAGAAGTCCCTCCACCGGCTCTGCG GCGCTTCCTCTGACACAGCCGAGCTGCTGCCCTCCCCGAGCAACGCGGCCAACTGGACGCTGAGCCTGCCGACGGACAATGGCCACGACAGTGACCAGGTCTTCGAGTTCAACGGCACCCAGGCCGTCAAGGTTCCCGACAGCGTGGTCACCATCAGCATGAAAGAGCCCTTCGTGATTTCGGTGTGGATGAGGCACGGCCCCGGGGCCAGGGAGAAGGAGACCATCCTCTGCAACTCGGACAAAACAG ACATGAGCCGTCACCGTTACTCCCTCTACGTGCACAATTGCcggctggtcttcctcttccgcCAGGACCCCTCCGAGGGGCAGAGTTACAAGCCCGCCGAATTCCACTGGAGGCTGAATCAG GTTTGTGATCAGGAATGGCACCACTACATCCTCAGCGTGGAGTTCCCAGTGGCCACGCTCTACGTCGACGGCGTTTCCTTTGATCCCTTCCCGGTGACCAAGGATTATCCGCTTCATCCCTCCAAAATCGAATCGCAGCTAGTCGTTGGAGCCTGCTGGCAAG AATATACGGGAAATGAGAATGACACCAAAAGGGCGACGGAGAGCTCTTCAG GGGGCGACCTCCGGATGGCCCAGTTCTTCCGAGGCAACCTGGCCGGCTTGACCATCCGCTCTGGCACACTGGAGAGCAAGAAGGTGATCGATTGCCTGTACACCTGCAAGGAAGGGCTGGACCTGCCGACCACAGATGGCGCTGGGAAAGGGCTGAAG ATCCACATGAACCCGAGCCGGTCGGCCCTGAGCTTGGAAGGCGGCGACATCGAGCGGTTCGACAAAGCCATGCAGCACATCTCGTATTTGAACTCGCGTCAGTTCCCCACACCCGGCATCCGGAGGATCAAAATTACCAGCACGGTGAA GTGCGCCGACAACGAAGCCTGCATCGCCATTCCGCCCGTCGAGGGGTACGTCGTGGTCCTGCAACCCGAGGAGCCCAAGATCAGCCTGAGCGGCATCAACCACTTCGCCCGTTCGGCTTCGGAGTTTGAGGGTCCCAAGGGGGTGTCGCTCTTCCCCGAGCTGCGCATCATCAGCACCATCACCCGGGAGGTTGAAccggaaggagagggagaagaggaCCCCACGG tCCAAGAATCCTTGGTGTCAGAAGAAATCATGCACAATTTGGACACCTGTGAGGTCTCGGTGTTGGGGGAGGAACTGAACCAGGAGCAGGAGAGTTTGGAGGTCGACCTGGTGCGGCTGCAGCAGAAGGGGATGGAAATGAGCAGCTCCAGCCTGGGCCTCATTCTTACTG GGGTGGATACCATGGCTAGCTACGAGGAGGTTCTGCACTTGATCCGGTACCGTAACTGGCACGCCGTGTCTCTCTTTGACCGGAAGTTCAAGCTGGTGTGCTCGGAGCTCAACGGGCGCTACGTTAGCAATGAATTCAAGGTGGAA GTGAATGTCATCCACACAGCTAACCTCATGGAGCACGCCAGCCATATTGCTGCCCAGCAGCCCCAGTTTGTCCAGCCTGTCCATCATTCCTTTGTTGACCTCTCTGGCCACAATCTCGCTAACCCTCACCCAGGGTTTTCCG TGGTCCCAAGCACTGCCACCGTGGTGATTGTGGTGTGCGTCAGCTTCCTGGTTTTCATGATCATCCTGGGGGTCTTCCGGATCCGAGCTGCCCACCAGCGGACAATGCGGGATCAGGACTCCGGCAAGGAGAACGAGATGGACTGGGACGACTCGGCGTTGACCATCACAGTGAACCCCATGGAG ACCTACGAGGACCAGCACagcagtgaggaggaggaggaggaggaagaggagagcgAAGATGGGGGAGAGGAAGATGACATCACGAGCGCCGAATCAGAGagcagcgaggaggaggaggaggggggcgaGCAGGAGGAGGACCCCCAGCACGTCACccggcagcagcagctggagtggGACGACTCCACCCTCCCCTATTGA